Proteins from a genomic interval of Polaribacter sejongensis:
- a CDS encoding phosphatidylinositol-specific phospholipase C1-like protein, with product MILLKNNYSFLAAYLIFSIFTSCVENKAALKLNDIQVIGSHNSYKITIEKPLWNYLFSQDSTKAKSLQYGHVSILEQLNLGLRNVELDVFFDPKGGHFSNPKGLELLRNNGETPLAYDLENKLAEPGLKMFHVQDIDFRSHHLLFKDCLKMMKKWSDKNPNHTPIFVLMNTKDQKVKGTRNPLSFSKEAFNDLDKEILSVFSKDDLITPDLVRGNSESLEEAILTNGWPDMEAVNGRFLFVLDEKTEKISRYLDGHAGLKDRVLFVNSPEGNPEAGFRIINNPIRDFDYIKELVKKGYLVRTRADAATKESRTNDYTRFEKAKASGAQVISTDYYIPTNLFPSTFKVSFKNNTYQQIKQ from the coding sequence ATGATCTTATTAAAAAATAACTACTCATTTTTAGCGGCTTATTTAATTTTCTCAATATTTACTTCTTGTGTAGAAAATAAAGCAGCGCTTAAGTTAAATGACATACAAGTTATCGGTAGCCATAATTCTTATAAAATCACTATCGAAAAACCACTTTGGAATTACTTATTCTCGCAAGATTCAACAAAGGCAAAATCATTACAATACGGACATGTTTCTATTTTAGAACAATTAAATTTAGGTTTAAGAAATGTTGAGTTAGATGTTTTTTTTGATCCTAAAGGAGGCCATTTCTCTAATCCAAAGGGTCTAGAGTTACTTAGAAATAACGGAGAAACTCCGTTAGCATATGATCTAGAAAATAAATTAGCAGAACCAGGTTTAAAGATGTTTCATGTTCAGGATATCGATTTTAGAAGTCATCACCTTTTATTTAAAGATTGTTTAAAGATGATGAAAAAATGGTCTGATAAAAATCCAAATCACACTCCAATTTTTGTGTTGATGAATACCAAAGATCAAAAAGTAAAAGGAACACGCAACCCTCTTTCTTTTAGTAAAGAAGCTTTTAATGATTTAGATAAAGAAATTTTGTCTGTTTTTTCTAAGGATGATTTAATTACACCCGATTTGGTTAGAGGTAATTCTGAAAGTTTAGAAGAAGCAATTTTAACAAATGGCTGGCCAGATATGGAAGCTGTAAATGGACGCTTTCTTTTTGTGTTAGATGAAAAAACTGAGAAAATTAGTCGGTATTTAGACGGACACGCAGGCTTAAAAGATAGAGTCCTTTTTGTAAATAGTCCAGAAGGAAATCCGGAAGCAGGTTTTAGAATTATCAATAACCCAATTAGAGATTTCGATTATATAAAAGAATTGGTTAAAAAAGGATATTTGGTTAGAACCAGAGCAGATGCAGCAACTAAAGAATCTCGCACAAACGATTATACAAGGTTTGAAAAAGCAAAAGCTTCTGGAGCACAAGTAATATCAACAGATTATTACATTCCAACAAATTTATTTCCATCAACTTTTAAAGTTAGTTTTAAAAATAATACTTACCAACAAATTAAGCAGTAA
- a CDS encoding glycosyl hydrolase 115 family protein, which yields MKNIKKILIAFMMFIGITVSAQKTSKFSVVTKGVATSIIFDKDDAKVVEIASEILSEDILKVSNSKVLLNSGSSKNVIIAGTIGESKWIDDLISNNKIDVSKVKDKWETYSIQVVNNPTKEIDKALVVVGSDRRATAFGLLEISRMIGVSPWEWWADVTPAKQKELVLKVEAKIYGSPSVKYRGIFLNDEDWGLQRWAALNFEPETGDIGPKTYAKVFELVLRLRANTLWPAMHSCTAPFYSYPKNKQVADDYAIVVGTSHCEPMLCNINSEWESKKMGEWRYDNNETSIKELFKDRTKETNGFESMYTMGMRGEHDSPMIVGEDDSDSQMKLLEKVVSDQRNILDLNSGKNKEDVPQIFIPYKEVLTYYQGGMELPEDISLVWTDDNYGYIRQLSTPEEQLRSGGAGIYYHTSYWGRPHDYLWLNSTNPVLMWEEMSKAYEFKSRNLWILNCGDIKPHEYNIELFLDMAWNMDNFKESTQVKEHHTNWASREFGNENAEEITALMYNYYQLAFQRRPEFMAWSEVEPVTKSGKTELTQIHYADEVSKRIESYSKLIDKVEDLYTDVAVNRKDAFYQLIYYPVIGASSLNNKWLYKYKNEFVAKQGRKSAISFGQKSLDAFSRIEKETNYYNTKLNKGKWNHIMNMAPRFLPVFSKPVVASASQNNNLALGLALEGYEMEMNEEIINSYADVLPVFNAYTKSTYFIDVFLKGEGTLNWEAKPKADWIKISKTKGTLNNGKLEERLFVTIDWAKVPVGDNKKEAPLGHDFQLIPPSFKVNSAIEFISNNKVQAIGVSVFNPKLKELENFKGFVEDKGFVSINAEHFLRKKAGKNANWKVLEGVGYSGNVSVALPRTVASEVSISAIKKNSPVLEYDFYTFNFGKANVVVQAVPTHAFYEEKGVRCAVSIDDAEPVIVDFQTFGRDDEWKQNVLKNATQKQAKQIINKAGKHTLKIWMVDPGVMIDQVLIDLGGKKESYAFPKETKM from the coding sequence ATGAAGAATATAAAAAAGATATTAATAGCTTTTATGATGTTTATAGGAATTACCGTTTCTGCACAAAAAACAAGCAAGTTTTCAGTGGTTACAAAAGGAGTAGCTACATCAATTATTTTTGATAAGGATGATGCAAAAGTGGTTGAAATAGCATCAGAAATACTTTCTGAAGATATTTTAAAAGTATCAAATTCTAAAGTATTATTAAATTCAGGCTCTTCAAAAAATGTAATTATTGCAGGAACTATTGGAGAAAGTAAATGGATTGATGATTTAATTTCGAATAATAAAATAGACGTTTCTAAAGTAAAAGATAAGTGGGAAACCTATTCTATTCAAGTAGTAAATAACCCAACAAAAGAAATTGATAAAGCATTGGTTGTTGTAGGTTCAGACAGAAGAGCAACTGCTTTTGGTTTGTTAGAAATTTCAAGAATGATTGGTGTTTCTCCGTGGGAATGGTGGGCAGATGTTACACCAGCTAAACAAAAAGAGCTTGTTTTAAAAGTTGAAGCTAAAATTTATGGATCGCCTTCTGTTAAATATAGAGGTATCTTTTTAAATGATGAAGATTGGGGTTTACAACGTTGGGCAGCCTTAAATTTTGAACCAGAAACTGGAGATATCGGACCTAAAACTTATGCAAAAGTTTTTGAGTTGGTGTTGCGTTTACGTGCTAATACGCTTTGGCCTGCAATGCATTCTTGTACAGCACCATTTTATTCGTATCCTAAAAATAAGCAAGTAGCAGACGATTATGCAATTGTTGTTGGTACTTCTCATTGCGAGCCAATGTTGTGTAATATTAATTCTGAATGGGAAAGTAAAAAAATGGGAGAATGGCGTTATGATAATAACGAAACTAGCATTAAAGAACTTTTTAAGGATAGAACAAAAGAAACGAATGGGTTTGAAAGTATGTATACAATGGGAATGCGTGGAGAGCACGATTCGCCTATGATTGTTGGTGAAGATGACTCAGATTCTCAAATGAAATTATTAGAAAAAGTAGTATCTGATCAACGAAATATTCTAGATTTAAACTCAGGAAAAAATAAAGAAGATGTGCCACAAATCTTTATTCCGTATAAAGAAGTGTTAACCTATTATCAAGGAGGTATGGAGTTGCCAGAAGATATTAGTTTGGTTTGGACAGATGATAATTATGGTTATATACGTCAGTTAAGTACTCCCGAAGAACAATTAAGAAGTGGTGGAGCAGGTATTTATTATCACACATCTTATTGGGGAAGACCTCATGATTATTTGTGGTTAAACTCTACAAACCCTGTTTTAATGTGGGAAGAAATGTCTAAAGCTTATGAGTTTAAGTCTCGTAATTTATGGATTTTAAATTGTGGAGATATAAAACCACACGAATACAATATTGAGCTGTTTTTAGATATGGCTTGGAATATGGATAATTTTAAAGAAAGTACTCAAGTAAAAGAACATCATACAAATTGGGCTTCTAGAGAGTTTGGAAATGAAAATGCGGAAGAAATAACAGCTTTAATGTACAATTATTATCAGTTAGCGTTTCAACGTAGACCAGAATTTATGGCTTGGAGTGAAGTAGAGCCTGTAACTAAATCTGGAAAAACAGAATTAACACAAATTCATTATGCTGATGAGGTGTCTAAAAGAATTGAATCTTACAGTAAATTAATAGATAAAGTAGAAGATTTATATACAGATGTTGCTGTAAATAGAAAAGATGCTTTTTATCAATTAATATATTATCCTGTAATTGGTGCGTCTAGTTTAAATAATAAATGGTTGTACAAATACAAAAATGAATTTGTTGCTAAACAAGGTAGAAAAAGTGCTATTTCTTTTGGACAAAAATCTTTAGATGCTTTTAGTAGAATTGAAAAAGAAACTAATTATTATAATACAAAACTTAATAAAGGAAAATGGAATCATATAATGAATATGGCTCCACGATTTTTACCTGTTTTTTCTAAACCTGTGGTGGCAAGTGCTAGCCAAAACAATAATTTAGCTTTAGGTTTGGCTTTAGAAGGTTATGAAATGGAAATGAATGAAGAAATTATAAATTCATATGCCGACGTTTTACCTGTGTTTAATGCGTATACAAAAAGCACTTATTTTATTGATGTATTTTTAAAAGGAGAAGGAACTTTAAATTGGGAAGCAAAACCAAAAGCAGATTGGATAAAAATTTCTAAAACAAAAGGAACCTTAAATAATGGAAAACTAGAAGAACGACTTTTTGTTACCATAGATTGGGCAAAAGTACCTGTTGGAGATAATAAAAAAGAAGCACCATTAGGGCACGATTTTCAGTTAATACCACCAAGTTTTAAAGTTAATTCGGCAATAGAATTTATCAGTAATAATAAAGTACAAGCTATTGGGGTTTCTGTATTTAATCCGAAATTAAAAGAATTAGAAAACTTTAAAGGATTTGTAGAAGACAAAGGATTTGTTTCTATAAATGCAGAACACTTTTTAAGAAAAAAAGCAGGAAAAAATGCTAATTGGAAAGTTTTAGAAGGTGTAGGATATAGCGGAAATGTAAGTGTTGCATTACCAAGAACAGTAGCATCTGAAGTTTCAATTTCTGCTATTAAAAAAAATAGTCCGGTATTAGAGTATGATTTTTATACCTTTAACTTTGGTAAAGCCAATGTTGTTGTTCAAGCAGTTCCAACACATGCTTTTTATGAAGAGAAAGGCGTTAGATGTGCTGTTTCTATAGATGATGCAGAACCTGTTATAGTAGATTTTCAGACTTTTGGTAGAGATGATGAATGGAAACAAAATGTATTAAAAAATGCAACACAAAAACAAGCAAAACAAATAATTAATAAAGCAGGAAAACATACGTTAAAAATCTGGATGGTAGATCCGGGTGTAATGATTGATCAGGTATTGATTGATTTAGGAGGAAAAAAAGAATCGTATGCTTTTCCGAAGGAAACAAAAATGTAA
- a CDS encoding family 78 glycoside hydrolase catalytic domain: MKLRSKRKYYFLQAIFLLSFTFVQSQITSAPTENDFETELVKPVKVIKVAEGHYFIDFGKAYFGTVVMHSKKQQNDSLIVHLGEKLNDNKLIDKTPGGTIRYQKAKLNQLDANQNIVISLKADKRNTKVGAIQLPSSFGVIMPFRYCEIENLKIPIEELDIYQKGYYYKFDDEAAIFKSSDTILNAVWDLGKHTIKATSFTGYYVDGDRERIPYEADAYINQLSHYALDSEYSLARRTNEYFINHPTWPTEWLLHTVLLFYQDYMYTGEVEMLEKYYDVLKTRTLMDLERKDGLISSKSDKLTGDFKLELGFTKPDTRVRDIVDWPAGQKDTGWKLANKNGERDGYEMVAINTVVNSFYYYNLHLMSKIADALDKTEDVAFFRQKAAQVKEVINNKLFDESRGIYIDGEGSSHASLHANMFPLAFDLVPDKYKKTVTEFIKTRGMACSVYGAQYLLEGLYKANEAEYALELITETESDRSWWNMIKIGSTMALEAWDMKYKPNSDWNHAWGTAPTNIISRYMWGITPKTPGFNTVQIKPQLHTLSSSEIKVPTIKGSIEAKFNLTKKGYERYQIALPKNMNGEFVILNNVSKVIYNGNPINKTEIITLKTGVNTIILVK; this comes from the coding sequence ATGAAATTAAGATCTAAAAGAAAGTATTATTTTTTACAAGCCATCTTTTTATTATCATTCACTTTTGTTCAATCTCAAATTACAAGTGCGCCAACAGAAAATGATTTTGAAACAGAACTCGTTAAGCCTGTAAAAGTAATAAAGGTAGCAGAAGGTCATTATTTTATCGATTTTGGTAAAGCTTATTTTGGTACAGTTGTTATGCATTCTAAAAAACAACAAAACGATAGTTTGATTGTTCATTTAGGCGAAAAATTAAATGATAATAAACTAATTGATAAAACACCAGGGGGAACAATACGTTATCAAAAAGCAAAGTTAAATCAATTAGATGCTAATCAAAATATAGTTATCAGCCTAAAGGCTGATAAAAGAAACACAAAAGTAGGTGCCATTCAATTGCCTAGTTCTTTTGGGGTAATTATGCCTTTTAGATATTGTGAAATAGAGAATCTTAAAATTCCAATTGAGGAATTAGATATTTATCAAAAAGGATATTATTATAAATTTGATGATGAAGCAGCTATTTTTAAATCATCAGATACTATATTAAATGCAGTTTGGGATTTAGGTAAACATACTATAAAGGCAACAAGTTTTACAGGTTATTATGTAGATGGAGATAGGGAACGTATTCCGTATGAAGCTGATGCATACATCAATCAGTTAAGTCATTATGCTTTAGATAGTGAATATTCGTTAGCACGTAGAACAAATGAATACTTTATAAATCATCCTACTTGGCCAACAGAATGGCTTCTTCATACGGTATTATTGTTTTATCAAGATTACATGTATACAGGAGAAGTGGAAATGCTAGAGAAGTATTACGATGTTCTAAAGACAAGAACTTTAATGGACTTAGAACGTAAAGATGGTTTAATTAGCTCTAAATCTGATAAATTAACAGGCGATTTTAAGTTAGAACTAGGTTTTACAAAACCAGATACTAGAGTTAGAGATATTGTAGATTGGCCAGCAGGACAAAAAGATACAGGATGGAAATTAGCCAATAAAAATGGAGAACGAGATGGATACGAAATGGTGGCTATTAATACCGTAGTTAATTCATTTTACTATTACAATTTACACTTAATGTCTAAAATTGCTGATGCTCTTGATAAAACAGAAGATGTTGCCTTTTTTAGACAGAAAGCAGCACAAGTTAAAGAAGTTATAAATAATAAATTATTTGATGAATCTAGAGGGATATATATTGATGGGGAAGGATCCTCTCATGCTTCTCTGCATGCTAATATGTTTCCTTTAGCATTTGATCTTGTACCAGATAAATACAAAAAAACGGTAACAGAATTTATTAAAACAAGAGGAATGGCTTGCAGTGTTTATGGGGCACAATATTTATTAGAAGGTTTATACAAAGCCAATGAAGCAGAGTATGCATTAGAACTGATAACAGAAACAGAAAGTGATCGTTCTTGGTGGAATATGATTAAAATTGGTTCTACAATGGCGTTAGAAGCTTGGGATATGAAATACAAACCAAATTCTGACTGGAACCATGCTTGGGGTACTGCACCTACAAATATAATTTCTCGTTACATGTGGGGAATTACACCAAAAACACCAGGTTTTAATACTGTTCAAATTAAACCTCAATTACATACTTTAAGTTCTTCAGAAATAAAAGTACCAACAATTAAAGGAAGTATAGAAGCTAAGTTTAATTTAACAAAGAAAGGTTATGAACGTTACCAAATAGCACTTCCTAAAAACATGAATGGCGAGTTTGTTATTCTTAACAATGTAAGTAAAGTTATTTATAATGGTAACCCTATTAATAAAACTGAAATAATTACACTTAAAACGGGTGTAAATACAATCATTCTTGTAAAATAA
- a CDS encoding metallophosphoesterase family protein: protein MFKKVFLLLLIINLIGCKQKESVGSKKVQIAFMADVHLQDIYGELSDSEYKGVFNPKTNTYALARTMQSQLESTRLFNENYFAFIAALDNVVERGIKYVVLPGDFSDDGQPLNIRGLKRILKEYEQKYNIQFIAATGNHDVVKPFYQDAGKKDFLGEGGKNQPIYSKEGMFESENPSYLKPIITKDIAKLGYEEILSELADFGFYPKKTDVYWETPFSTYNYKDYSFKKAKEQADILKRNYKIPPYKTVMPDVSYLLEPKENLWFLSIDANVYIPKQMAEKESEESSNYNSASIGYNNVLTHKKHLLTWVKSVAERAEKLGKTLIVFSHYPMVDFNDDASDDIRELLGENKMQLHRVPKEEVASLFAKAGVKVHFGGHMHINDTGVRKGLINVQIPSLSAYIPAYKVLTISENEFDVETVVIDKVSRFKELFPLYEMEFNYLKESKAKNSWNKEILEVNSYKEFTNWHLKELVRLRFLKKDWPKDFKDFFLEKTGEELMILAGKTLDIDVRFSAWTGFDMLFDLYRLSSADALAIEDIGAYRMKEYKELIKLYKAKFILLENPTSLEMEFYHFCVIFEKFSNGEPTNHFKIDLSTLKISEVN, encoded by the coding sequence ATGTTTAAAAAAGTATTTCTTTTACTTCTGATTATAAACTTAATAGGTTGTAAACAAAAAGAAAGTGTAGGTTCTAAAAAAGTACAGATTGCTTTTATGGCAGATGTACATTTACAAGATATTTACGGAGAACTTTCGGATTCTGAATACAAAGGAGTTTTTAATCCTAAAACAAATACGTATGCATTGGCAAGAACAATGCAATCTCAATTAGAATCTACTAGATTATTTAATGAAAACTATTTTGCATTTATTGCAGCGTTAGATAATGTGGTAGAACGCGGAATAAAATACGTGGTTTTACCAGGAGATTTTAGTGATGATGGTCAGCCTTTAAACATTAGAGGTTTAAAAAGAATTTTAAAGGAATACGAACAGAAATATAACATTCAGTTTATTGCAGCCACAGGAAATCATGATGTGGTAAAACCTTTTTATCAAGACGCAGGAAAAAAAGATTTTTTAGGCGAAGGAGGCAAAAATCAACCAATATATAGTAAAGAAGGAATGTTTGAATCAGAAAATCCTTCATATTTAAAACCGATTATAACTAAAGATATAGCTAAATTAGGTTACGAAGAAATTCTATCTGAATTAGCCGATTTTGGTTTTTATCCAAAGAAAACAGATGTTTATTGGGAAACTCCTTTTTCTACATATAATTATAAAGATTATAGTTTTAAGAAAGCAAAAGAACAAGCAGATATTTTAAAAAGAAATTATAAAATTCCGCCATATAAAACGGTAATGCCAGATGTTAGTTATTTGTTAGAACCTAAAGAAAATTTATGGTTTTTATCAATAGATGCAAACGTTTATATTCCAAAACAAATGGCAGAAAAGGAATCTGAAGAATCATCTAATTATAACTCGGCAAGTATTGGTTATAATAATGTTTTAACACACAAAAAACACTTACTTACTTGGGTTAAATCTGTGGCAGAAAGAGCAGAGAAATTAGGTAAAACTTTAATTGTTTTTAGCCATTATCCTATGGTAGATTTTAATGATGATGCGTCTGATGATATTAGAGAATTGCTAGGAGAAAATAAAATGCAATTGCATAGAGTACCTAAAGAAGAAGTTGCTAGTTTGTTTGCTAAAGCTGGTGTAAAAGTACATTTTGGAGGGCATATGCATATTAATGATACTGGTGTAAGAAAAGGATTAATCAATGTTCAAATACCATCATTATCAGCATACATTCCTGCCTACAAAGTATTAACAATATCAGAAAATGAGTTTGATGTTGAAACAGTTGTAATTGATAAAGTTTCAAGGTTTAAAGAGTTATTTCCTTTATATGAAATGGAGTTTAATTATTTAAAAGAATCTAAGGCAAAAAATAGCTGGAATAAAGAAATTTTAGAGGTAAATTCTTATAAGGAATTTACCAATTGGCATTTAAAAGAACTAGTAAGATTACGATTTTTGAAAAAAGATTGGCCAAAAGATTTTAAGGATTTCTTTTTAGAAAAAACAGGAGAAGAATTAATGATATTAGCGGGTAAAACTTTAGATATTGATGTTCGATTTTCTGCATGGACAGGTTTTGATATGTTGTTTGATTTGTATCGATTAAGCTCTGCGGATGCTTTAGCAATAGAAGATATTGGTGCGTATAGAATGAAAGAGTATAAGGAGTTAATTAAATTATACAAAGCAAAGTTTATTTTATTAGAAAATCCGACATCATTAGAAATGGAATTCTATCATTTTTGTGTTATTTTCGAAAAGTTTTCTAATGGAGAACCTACTAACCACTTTAAAATAGATTTATCTACTTTAAAAATATCAGAAGTAAATTAA